From one Dermacentor andersoni chromosome 1, qqDerAnde1_hic_scaffold, whole genome shotgun sequence genomic stretch:
- the Sou gene encoding E3 ubiquitin-protein transferase RMND5B encodes MESCLAVEREVDKVLSKFGTLSEHTKATLSELVAYVQEMYRELGEVPADADVTTSHGIALTQCAQKIKDLSSSLATEHRDLHGTVSKVGKAIDKNFVPDFWATSSEEVFDGSDKKAALNQVIAEHLLRQGMLDIAEELSREARLESAQKEPFAELNNVLDALKRRDLGPALAWVAQHELQGTALHFQLHRLHLVGLLQRGAAAEAIAYARAHLAPLARQHERDLQVLMGSLAFLRVPGGLARSPYAFLLEPALWSDTCEAFTRDACALLGLSVRSPLAVCVEAGSLALPALLNIKQVMMQRQVAGVWSTRDELPIEIRLGCQFHSVFACPILRQQSSDANPPMRLVCGHVISRDALHKLASGSKLKCPYCPVEQNPTDARLIHF; translated from the exons ATGGAGTCGTGCTTGGCTGTTGAGCGTGAAGTTGACAAAGTTCTTAGTAAATTTGGCACTCTAAGTGAACACACGAAAGCCACACTGAGCGAGTTGGTAGCTTACGTTCAAGAAATGTACCGAGAGCTCGGCGAAG TACCTGCAGACGCTGACGTGACGACTTCGCATGGCATAGCCCTCACACAATGCGCTCAAAAAATCAAAGACTTGAGCAGTTCTCTGGCGACCGAGCACCGAGATCTGCACGGAACGGTGTCCAAAGTTGGCAAGGCCATAGACAAG AACTTCGTCCCTGACTTCTGGGCCACAAGCAGCGAGGAGGTGTTTGATGGAAGTGACAAGAAGGCGGCGCTCAACCAGGTGATCGCGGAGCACCTGTTGCGCCAGGGCATGCTGGACATTGCTGAAGAGCTGTCGCGCGAGGCGCGTCTCGAGTCTGCCCAGAAGGAGCCGTTTGCGGAGCTCAACAACGTGCTAGACGCGCTGAAGCGGCGTGACCTGGGGCCCGCGCTGGCCTGGGTGGCACAGCACGAACTCCAGGGCACAGCGCTGCACTTCCAGCTGCATCGGCTTCACCTGGTGGGGCTGCTGCAACGTGGAGCGGCGGCCGAGGCGATCGCGTACGCCCGCGCCCACCTTGCGCCGTTGGCACGGCAGCATGAGCGCGATTTGCAAGTGCTGATGGGTAGCTTGGCTTTTCTCCGGGTGCCCGGCGGCCTGGCGCGATCGCCGTACGCCTTTTTGCTTGAGCCGGCGCTGTGGAGCGATACGTGCGAGGCGTTCACGCGCGACGCCTGCGCGCTTCTTGGCCTGTCGGTACGCAGCCCACTGGCCGTATGTGTCGAGGCGGGCAGCTTGGCCCTGCCCGCACTGCTCAACATCAAGCAGGTTATGATGCAGCGCCAAGTGGCCGGCGTCTGGAGCACGCGCGACGAACTCCCCATCGAGATCCGGCTAGGCTGTCAGTTCCACTCGGTGTTCGCCTGCCCCATACTGCGCCAACAGAGCAGCGACGCCAACCCGCCCATGAGGCTTGTCTGTGGCCACGTTATCTCGCGCGACGCCCTCCACAAGCTGGCTAGTGGCAGCAAGCTCAAGTGTCCCTACTGCCCTGTGGAACAGAACCCTACTGATGCTCGGCTTATCCACTTCTGA